From the Lathyrus oleraceus cultivar Zhongwan6 chromosome 4, CAAS_Psat_ZW6_1.0, whole genome shotgun sequence genome, one window contains:
- the LOC127138313 gene encoding major latex allergen Hev b 5, with translation MATVEVETQQVVPNETVEVTKVDETTPASEVLVSEPVTTEQPKEEAVAEEAVAEAAVEKEAETEVPVEAETTEVAEEAKPEVENPATEKVEEVKEEATTEEAKETTETESAVASAAVEENKAAETAVEDVTTEA, from the exons ATGGCCACTGTTGAG GTTGAAACACAGCAAGTAGTACCAAATGAAACAGTTGAGGTAACTAAGGTGGATGAAACAACACCCGCCTCCGAGGTTCTTGTCTCAGAACCGGTCACCACGGAACAACCAAAAGAAGAGGCTGTTGCAGAAGAAGCTGTCGCAGAAGCAGCAGTAGAGAAAGAAGCAGAAACTGAAGTACCAGTTGAAGCTGAGACTACAGAAGTAGCAGAAGAAGCCAAGCCAGAGGTAGAAAACCCGGCAACCGAGAaagttgaagaagtgaaagagGAAGCAACAACTGAGGAGGCTAAAGAAACTACTGAAACAGAATCAGCAGTAGCATCAGCAGCAGTTGAGGAGAACAAAGCAGCTGAAACTGCAGTGGAAGATGTCACCACAGAAGCATAG
- the LOC127138312 gene encoding E3 ubiquitin-protein ligase UPL5 isoform X2 yields the protein MTPIETPIQQQRLSSKRKLDDDDESVLDDDLVYVRMRKEETTETTVKPWSGGGCRGGGGSGDGLLKNRGPVCFFIRMVSEGYSVVMNAFPENTVQSIHERIYEMKRIPLFEQRLIFKGKQLQWEQTLAECGIQKDVILELVGRMRSTEHPQAWQVVNDMVTIAYDLCLGENVQDPVKTVKNLLTTYINLALAPKPKLDSDSATKYFQIFTNCSAISILVTLYVSPFTGNKSCSDTCIRHFLNCCKTTLSETFHTQAARVALEFCKLLRRVGIHDPLYLYCRNCLGFFLEASDITLASSEDQNDKGSVLVQDLFPFVRELADSLLMDLDMSIDTPSFACPVTSNVGDFAAFLVPVRNGIKQQKSNRGFVPYHKLGRNSLVLKEIEYLFLLYDQLLCKIEICLQKMDKRFVNKEMSHEENYFHPACSLYLSVLKELHKISKLYDGASEKLQGVLTRQKAVLCQLLVKYAKRSDEHQWILEHKNVTNFEARRHLAMMMFPEVKEDYEELHEMLIDRSQLLTESFEYVARAEPESLRAGLFMEFKNEEATGPGVLREWFLLVCQAIFNQENALFVSCPNDQTRFLPNSASKVHPLHLEYFSFCGRVIALALMHGVQVGIVFDRVFFLQLAGKSICVEDIRDADPELYRSCKQILDMDSDLVDSDALGLTFVREVDELGHRKAIELCPGGKDVVVTSKNRAKYIYLLIQNRFVTSIAQQVSHFAKGFADILSSTNLQTSFFQGLDPEDLDWMLRGCKDAISVEDWKKHTEYNGYKETDIQISWFWEVFYHKKIGKISLITTLQNFMTL from the exons ATGACTCCGATCGAAACCCCTATTCAACAACAACGTTTATCGTCGAAACGGAAATTAGACGATGACGACGAAAGCGTGTTAGATGATGACTTAGTGTATGTGAGAATGAGAAAAGAGGAGACTACGGAAACCACAGTTAAGCCGTGGAGCGGCGGAGGTTGCCGTGGCGGCGGTGGCAGTGGCGATGGTTTATTGAAGAATAGAGGACCGGTTTGTTTTTTCATTCGCATGGTTTCAGAAGGATACAGCGTTGTGATGAACGCTTTTCCAGAAAACACTGTGCAATCAATTCATGAACGCATATATGAAATGAAGAGAATTCCTCTTTTCGAACAGAGGTTGATTTTCAAAGGTAAACAACTTCAGTGGGAGCAAACTCTGGCTGAGTGTGGTATACAGAAGGATGTGATTCTTGAACTAGTTGGTCGAATGCGGAGTACGGAACATCCTCAAGCGTGGCAAGTTGTGAATGATATGGTTACTATTGCTTATGATCTTTGTCTTGGTGAGAATGTTCAGGATCCTGTTAAAACTGTGAAGAATTTACTCACTACTTACATTAATCTGGCTTTGGCACCAAAACCCAAACTTGATTCTGATTCTGCTACTAAGTATTTTCAGATTTTCACAAATTGTTCGGCGATTTCGATTCTTGTTACTCTCTATGTTTCGCCTTTTACAGGTAACAAGTCCTGCTCTGATACTTGTATTAGGCATTTTTTGAATTGTTGTAAGACTACATTGTCCGAGACATTTCATACTCAGGCTGCGCGTGTGGCGTTGGAGTTTTGTAAATTGCTTAGGAGAGTAGGGATTCATGATCCTTTGTATCTCTATTGTCGGAATTGTTTGGGGTTTTTCTTGGAAGCTTCTGACATTACACTGGCTTCTTCTGAGGATCAGAATGACAAAGGTTCCGTGTTGGTTCAAGATTTATTCCCCTTTGTTCGCGAACTTGCTGATAGTTTGTTGATGGATTTGGATATGAGCATTGATACACCTTCCTTTGCTTGTCCTGTGACGAGCAATGTTGGTGATTTTGCTGCCTTTTTAGTCCCTGTGAGGAATGGAATCAAGCAGCAGAAGTCTAACCGTGGTTTTGTACCTTACCACAAGCTCGGCAGGAACAGCTTGGTTCTTAAAGAGATTGAATACCTTTTTCTGTTGTACGATCAATTGTTGTGCAAAATTGAAATTTGCCTTCAAAAAATGGATAAGAGATTCGTTAACAAGGAAATGTCTCATGAGGAGAATTATTTTCATCCTGCATGCTCTCTCTATCTTTCCGTTTTGAAGGAGTTGCATAAGATTTCTAAGCTTTATGATGGTGCTTCAGAAAAGCTCCAGGGCGTTTTGACGCGTCAAAAGGCTGTGCTGTGTCAGCTGCTCGTTAAATATGCAAAGAGGAGCGACGAGCATCAGTGGATTCTCGAGCACAAGAATGTCACCAATTTCGAGGCTAGGAGGCATTTGGCCATGATGATGTTCCCGGAGGTTAAGGAAGACTATGAAGAGCTACATGAGATGCTCATTGACAGGTCTCAGTTGTTAACTGAATCTTTTGAATACGTTGCACGGGCTGAGCCCGAGTCACTGCGTGCTGGCCTCTTTATGGAATTCAAAAATGAGGAAGCCACTGGCCCCGGTGTGCTGAGGGAGTGGTTCCTTTTGGTTTGTCAAGCAATATTCAATCAGGAAAATGCTCTTTTTGTTTCCTGCCCAAATGATCAAACGAGATTTCTCCCTAATTCTG CTTCCAAGGTGCATCCTCTGCATCTTGAGTACTTCAGCTTCTGTGGTCGAGTTATTGCATTAGCTTTGATGCATGGGGTGCAAGTAGGTATTGTTTTTGATCGGGTGTTTTTCTTGCAATTGGCTGGAAAGTCTATTTGTGTTGAAGATATAAGGGATGCAGATCCTGAGCTTTATAGAAGCTGCAAGCAGATATTAGACATGGATTCTGATCTAGTTGATTCAGATGCGTTAGGACTGACGTTTGTTAGAGAAGTGGATGAATTAGGACACAGGAAAGCGATTGAGCTCTGTCCCGGTGGAAAAGATGTTGTTGTTACTAGTAAGAACAGGGCGAAGTATATTTATCTTCTTATACAGAACCGCTTTGTAACATCCATAGCTCAGCAGGTGTCACACTTTGCCAAAGGTTTTGCTGATATTCTTTCAAGTACAAACCTCCAGACGTCCTTCTTTCAAGGTTTAGATCCGGAAGATCTTGATTGGATGCTGCGTGGGTGCAAAGATGCCATTTCCGTCGAAGATTGGAAAAAACACACTGAGTATAATGGTTATAAAGAGACTGATATTCAAATATCTTGGTTCTGGGAG GTGTTTTACCACAAGAAAATAGGGAAAATCTCCTTGATTAcaactctgcagaattttatgACTCTGTAA
- the LOC127138312 gene encoding E3 ubiquitin-protein ligase UPL5 isoform X1: MTPIETPIQQQRLSSKRKLDDDDESVLDDDLVYVRMRKEETTETTVKPWSGGGCRGGGGSGDGLLKNRGPVCFFIRMVSEGYSVVMNAFPENTVQSIHERIYEMKRIPLFEQRLIFKGKQLQWEQTLAECGIQKDVILELVGRMRSTEHPQAWQVVNDMVTIAYDLCLGENVQDPVKTVKNLLTTYINLALAPKPKLDSDSATKYFQIFTNCSAISILVTLYVSPFTGNKSCSDTCIRHFLNCCKTTLSETFHTQAARVALEFCKLLRRVGIHDPLYLYCRNCLGFFLEASDITLASSEDQNDKGSVLVQDLFPFVRELADSLLMDLDMSIDTPSFACPVTSNVGDFAAFLVPVRNGIKQQKSNRGFVPYHKLGRNSLVLKEIEYLFLLYDQLLCKIEICLQKMDKRFVNKEMSHEENYFHPACSLYLSVLKELHKISKLYDGASEKLQGVLTRQKAVLCQLLVKYAKRSDEHQWILEHKNVTNFEARRHLAMMMFPEVKEDYEELHEMLIDRSQLLTESFEYVARAEPESLRAGLFMEFKNEEATGPGVLREWFLLVCQAIFNQENALFVSCPNDQTRFLPNSASKVHPLHLEYFSFCGRVIALALMHGVQVGIVFDRVFFLQLAGKSICVEDIRDADPELYRSCKQILDMDSDLVDSDALGLTFVREVDELGHRKAIELCPGGKDVVVTSKNRAKYIYLLIQNRFVTSIAQQVSHFAKGFADILSSTNLQTSFFQGLDPEDLDWMLRGCKDAISVEDWKKHTEYNGYKETDIQISWFWEIVGKMTAEEKKILLFFWTSVKYLPVEGFCGLGTHLYIYKSHEPGDHLPSSHTCFYRLCFPAYSSMPAMQARLKVITQEHIGSSFGTW; this comes from the exons ATGACTCCGATCGAAACCCCTATTCAACAACAACGTTTATCGTCGAAACGGAAATTAGACGATGACGACGAAAGCGTGTTAGATGATGACTTAGTGTATGTGAGAATGAGAAAAGAGGAGACTACGGAAACCACAGTTAAGCCGTGGAGCGGCGGAGGTTGCCGTGGCGGCGGTGGCAGTGGCGATGGTTTATTGAAGAATAGAGGACCGGTTTGTTTTTTCATTCGCATGGTTTCAGAAGGATACAGCGTTGTGATGAACGCTTTTCCAGAAAACACTGTGCAATCAATTCATGAACGCATATATGAAATGAAGAGAATTCCTCTTTTCGAACAGAGGTTGATTTTCAAAGGTAAACAACTTCAGTGGGAGCAAACTCTGGCTGAGTGTGGTATACAGAAGGATGTGATTCTTGAACTAGTTGGTCGAATGCGGAGTACGGAACATCCTCAAGCGTGGCAAGTTGTGAATGATATGGTTACTATTGCTTATGATCTTTGTCTTGGTGAGAATGTTCAGGATCCTGTTAAAACTGTGAAGAATTTACTCACTACTTACATTAATCTGGCTTTGGCACCAAAACCCAAACTTGATTCTGATTCTGCTACTAAGTATTTTCAGATTTTCACAAATTGTTCGGCGATTTCGATTCTTGTTACTCTCTATGTTTCGCCTTTTACAGGTAACAAGTCCTGCTCTGATACTTGTATTAGGCATTTTTTGAATTGTTGTAAGACTACATTGTCCGAGACATTTCATACTCAGGCTGCGCGTGTGGCGTTGGAGTTTTGTAAATTGCTTAGGAGAGTAGGGATTCATGATCCTTTGTATCTCTATTGTCGGAATTGTTTGGGGTTTTTCTTGGAAGCTTCTGACATTACACTGGCTTCTTCTGAGGATCAGAATGACAAAGGTTCCGTGTTGGTTCAAGATTTATTCCCCTTTGTTCGCGAACTTGCTGATAGTTTGTTGATGGATTTGGATATGAGCATTGATACACCTTCCTTTGCTTGTCCTGTGACGAGCAATGTTGGTGATTTTGCTGCCTTTTTAGTCCCTGTGAGGAATGGAATCAAGCAGCAGAAGTCTAACCGTGGTTTTGTACCTTACCACAAGCTCGGCAGGAACAGCTTGGTTCTTAAAGAGATTGAATACCTTTTTCTGTTGTACGATCAATTGTTGTGCAAAATTGAAATTTGCCTTCAAAAAATGGATAAGAGATTCGTTAACAAGGAAATGTCTCATGAGGAGAATTATTTTCATCCTGCATGCTCTCTCTATCTTTCCGTTTTGAAGGAGTTGCATAAGATTTCTAAGCTTTATGATGGTGCTTCAGAAAAGCTCCAGGGCGTTTTGACGCGTCAAAAGGCTGTGCTGTGTCAGCTGCTCGTTAAATATGCAAAGAGGAGCGACGAGCATCAGTGGATTCTCGAGCACAAGAATGTCACCAATTTCGAGGCTAGGAGGCATTTGGCCATGATGATGTTCCCGGAGGTTAAGGAAGACTATGAAGAGCTACATGAGATGCTCATTGACAGGTCTCAGTTGTTAACTGAATCTTTTGAATACGTTGCACGGGCTGAGCCCGAGTCACTGCGTGCTGGCCTCTTTATGGAATTCAAAAATGAGGAAGCCACTGGCCCCGGTGTGCTGAGGGAGTGGTTCCTTTTGGTTTGTCAAGCAATATTCAATCAGGAAAATGCTCTTTTTGTTTCCTGCCCAAATGATCAAACGAGATTTCTCCCTAATTCTG CTTCCAAGGTGCATCCTCTGCATCTTGAGTACTTCAGCTTCTGTGGTCGAGTTATTGCATTAGCTTTGATGCATGGGGTGCAAGTAGGTATTGTTTTTGATCGGGTGTTTTTCTTGCAATTGGCTGGAAAGTCTATTTGTGTTGAAGATATAAGGGATGCAGATCCTGAGCTTTATAGAAGCTGCAAGCAGATATTAGACATGGATTCTGATCTAGTTGATTCAGATGCGTTAGGACTGACGTTTGTTAGAGAAGTGGATGAATTAGGACACAGGAAAGCGATTGAGCTCTGTCCCGGTGGAAAAGATGTTGTTGTTACTAGTAAGAACAGGGCGAAGTATATTTATCTTCTTATACAGAACCGCTTTGTAACATCCATAGCTCAGCAGGTGTCACACTTTGCCAAAGGTTTTGCTGATATTCTTTCAAGTACAAACCTCCAGACGTCCTTCTTTCAAGGTTTAGATCCGGAAGATCTTGATTGGATGCTGCGTGGGTGCAAAGATGCCATTTCCGTCGAAGATTGGAAAAAACACACTGAGTATAATGGTTATAAAGAGACTGATATTCAAATATCTTGGTTCTGGGAG ATAGTGGGGAAAATGACAGCTGAAGAAAAGAAAATTCTCCTTTTCTTTTGGACATCTGTGAAATATTTACCAGTTGAAGGCTTCTGTGGTTTGGGTACCCATCTCTATATTTACAAATCCCATGAACCTGGCGATCACCTTCCTTCATCTCATACATGCTTTTACAGGCTGTGTTTCCCGGCTTATTCATCAATGCCAGCCATGCAAGCTCGTCTCAAAGTCATTACTCAAGAACATATTGGCAGTAGTTTCGGTACTTGGTGA